One genomic segment of Kiritimatiella glycovorans includes these proteins:
- a CDS encoding sulfatase, giving the protein MQWLKYILLTMHMTGAAMAAPRPNVVILFADDLGRYAGAYADPDHPSPNDIIDTPVFDRIAREGALFNNAFVSAPSCTPSRAALHTGRHFFRNGSHSQLHHPWDGDPQTDPFREVIGIAAPLRKAGYAVGYAGKVHVRDSLIGGKEVQFNGAGRDMNRFSQLVAPADDPASAKAAILEQIRRNFRAFLETRARNQPIYYSLHPMNTHRKWVRGSGSSIWGLDPDNLKGRLPPYVPDVPEVREDFADYLGEAMAFDAYCGVILEELERLGELGNTLFVISGDHGAPGFPRGKANVNDFGSRVLLAMRWPGSIEPGRVIDTPVSLVDLAPTFADAAGVAMPEDIDGESLLPVLRRGGDEDALRGWALIGREVHDGTAREGLLPYPVRALRTREFLYVVNFKPDRWPAGDPNRALESPPPPEDLWARNTFLGYGDIDASPTKGWLVHHREAPEAERAVAMGLEKRPREELYDLRRDPDQLHNLAGDPEYAPVRERMNRRLMDLLRRGEDPRLTDAFDRPFYLKNKSIRGGH; this is encoded by the coding sequence ATGCAGTGGCTTAAATATATTCTGCTCACGATGCATATGACCGGCGCCGCGATGGCGGCGCCGCGGCCGAATGTCGTCATTCTCTTCGCCGACGACCTGGGACGCTATGCCGGGGCCTACGCCGACCCAGACCATCCCTCACCGAACGACATCATCGATACCCCGGTCTTCGACCGCATCGCACGCGAAGGCGCGCTTTTCAACAACGCCTTTGTCAGTGCGCCCTCCTGTACCCCCTCGCGCGCCGCACTCCACACCGGCCGCCACTTTTTTCGCAACGGTTCGCACTCCCAGCTCCATCACCCCTGGGACGGGGATCCGCAGACCGATCCTTTTCGCGAGGTAATCGGGATCGCCGCCCCGCTTCGGAAGGCCGGGTACGCGGTCGGTTACGCCGGCAAAGTTCACGTCCGCGATTCCCTGATCGGCGGCAAAGAGGTTCAGTTCAACGGCGCGGGCCGCGATATGAACCGATTCTCGCAGCTCGTGGCGCCGGCCGATGATCCGGCTTCGGCCAAAGCCGCAATCCTCGAGCAGATCCGCCGTAATTTTCGCGCTTTTCTCGAAACCCGAGCACGGAATCAGCCCATCTACTACTCCCTGCATCCCATGAATACCCACCGGAAGTGGGTCCGGGGGTCCGGGTCATCGATCTGGGGGCTGGATCCCGACAATCTGAAGGGGCGGCTCCCGCCTTACGTGCCCGATGTGCCCGAGGTGCGTGAGGACTTCGCCGACTATCTCGGCGAGGCGATGGCGTTCGACGCCTACTGCGGGGTGATCCTCGAAGAACTGGAAAGGCTCGGCGAACTGGGGAATACCCTGTTCGTCATCTCGGGCGATCACGGCGCGCCGGGATTCCCGCGCGGGAAGGCGAATGTGAACGACTTCGGTTCGCGCGTCCTTCTCGCGATGCGCTGGCCGGGATCGATCGAACCGGGCCGGGTCATCGATACCCCGGTCTCCCTGGTCGATCTCGCCCCGACGTTCGCGGACGCCGCCGGGGTGGCGATGCCGGAGGATATCGACGGCGAAAGTCTGCTGCCCGTCCTCCGGAGGGGCGGCGATGAGGACGCTCTGCGCGGATGGGCCCTGATCGGACGTGAGGTCCACGACGGGACCGCGCGGGAGGGGCTGCTTCCCTATCCCGTCCGAGCGCTGCGCACGCGCGAATTCCTGTACGTCGTGAACTTCAAGCCCGACCGCTGGCCGGCGGGCGATCCGAACCGTGCCCTGGAATCACCGCCGCCGCCCGAAGACCTGTGGGCGCGAAATACCTTTCTCGGATACGGCGACATCGACGCTTCCCCCACTAAGGGCTGGCTGGTGCACCACCGCGAGGCCCCGGAGGCGGAACGGGCCGTGGCGATGGGGCTGGAGAAGCGACCTCGCGAAGAGCTGTACGACCTGCGCCGCGATCCCGACCAGCTGCACAACCTCGCCGGAGACCCCGAGTACGCGCCGGTGCGCGAGCGCATGAATCGCCGGCTTATGGATCTCCTTCGCCGCGGTGAAGATCCCCGCCTGACCGACGCGTTCGATCGGCCGTTCTATCTCAAGAATAAAAGCATTCGCGGGGGGCACTGA
- a CDS encoding BCCT family transporter, which produces MASSDSGDGGTVRGRRFDVHPPVFWPSLILILLFIALTLLVGAPMEKIFSSIQEGIAIRFGWFFVLAVNFYLLFTLYLAFSRFGTLRLGGPDAVPDFGRTSWFAMLFSAGMGIGILFWSVAEPLSHYVHAPTAAAETEAAARAAMRLTFLHWGLHAWGVYALVGLALAFFAFNRRQPISIRSVFYPLLGNRAYRWPGHLIDVVAVAATLFGLATSLGFGVRQMSSGFHFLFGWQDSLTLQLVLIALITAAATLSVASGIDHGVKRLSELNIYTAAVLMIFLAAAGPTLFILDGFVQNTGSYLQHFFELSFWTETYAGDGWQHRWTIFYWSWWISWSPFVGMFIARISRGRTVREFVLSVLIVPALLTFFWISVFGGAGLYLELHEGADIARGISNHVATSLYALFEHFPFTLAAQALAVLLVMSFFVTSADSGSLVVDAFTSGGKLDTPIFQRVLWALLAGAVAAVLLVGGGIGALQTAAVSTGLPFAAVLIGMGWSLRRGLIEEREREALREREEERRSYEDLVRDLVAGGGREEDTS; this is translated from the coding sequence ATGGCTTCGAGCGACAGCGGGGACGGCGGTACGGTACGGGGGCGGAGGTTCGACGTGCATCCTCCGGTATTCTGGCCCTCGCTGATCCTGATCCTGCTGTTCATCGCATTGACGCTGCTGGTCGGGGCGCCGATGGAGAAGATTTTCTCCTCGATCCAGGAAGGCATTGCGATCCGTTTCGGCTGGTTTTTCGTACTGGCGGTCAATTTCTACCTGCTGTTCACCCTGTACCTGGCCTTCAGCCGGTTCGGGACCCTGCGGCTGGGCGGGCCGGATGCGGTCCCCGATTTCGGGCGCACGTCGTGGTTCGCGATGCTCTTCAGCGCCGGCATGGGCATCGGGATCCTCTTCTGGTCGGTGGCGGAGCCGCTCTCGCATTACGTCCATGCGCCGACGGCGGCGGCGGAGACGGAGGCCGCCGCCAGGGCGGCGATGCGGCTGACGTTTCTTCACTGGGGGCTGCACGCCTGGGGGGTTTACGCACTGGTGGGGCTCGCGCTGGCCTTTTTCGCGTTCAACCGCCGCCAGCCGATCTCGATCCGCTCGGTCTTCTATCCGCTGCTGGGCAACCGCGCCTATCGCTGGCCGGGCCATCTGATCGACGTGGTGGCCGTGGCGGCCACGCTCTTCGGACTGGCCACTTCGCTCGGATTCGGCGTACGCCAAATGAGTTCGGGGTTTCATTTCCTGTTCGGCTGGCAGGACTCGCTGACGCTCCAGCTCGTGCTGATCGCTCTGATCACGGCCGCGGCGACGCTTTCGGTCGCTTCCGGCATCGACCACGGGGTGAAGCGGCTGAGCGAGCTGAACATCTACACGGCCGCGGTCCTGATGATCTTTCTGGCCGCGGCGGGCCCCACCCTGTTCATTCTCGACGGCTTCGTACAGAACACGGGCAGTTATCTGCAGCATTTCTTCGAGCTGAGTTTCTGGACCGAGACCTATGCCGGTGACGGATGGCAGCATCGATGGACGATCTTCTACTGGTCGTGGTGGATCTCATGGTCGCCGTTCGTGGGCATGTTCATCGCCCGGATCTCCAGAGGGCGCACGGTACGCGAATTCGTGCTGAGCGTGCTGATTGTCCCGGCGCTGCTGACGTTCTTCTGGATCAGTGTCTTCGGCGGGGCGGGCCTGTATCTCGAGCTGCACGAGGGCGCGGATATTGCCCGGGGCATTTCCAATCATGTGGCGACCTCACTGTATGCCCTGTTTGAGCACTTCCCTTTCACCCTCGCGGCGCAGGCGCTGGCCGTGCTGCTCGTGATGTCGTTTTTCGTCACTTCGGCGGACTCCGGTTCGCTGGTGGTGGACGCGTTTACCTCGGGGGGCAAGCTGGACACCCCGATATTTCAACGCGTGCTCTGGGCCTTGCTGGCGGGGGCCGTCGCCGCGGTACTGCTGGTGGGCGGGGGCATCGGTGCACTGCAGACCGCGGCGGTATCCACGGGCCTGCCCTTCGCCGCCGTGCTGATCGGCATGGGATGGAGCCTGCGGCGCGGGCTGATCGAGGAACGCGAACGCGAGGCCCTGCGCGAACGCGAAGAGGAACGCCGATCGTATGAAGATCTCGTCCGCGACCTGGTGGCCGGCGGCGGCCGGGAGGAGGATACCTCATGA
- a CDS encoding SH3 domain-containing protein, which produces MNPHRSKRLLPILLLVACAWHSVSADELRVTGDRVNLRSRPALAAGEIVGQTGAGQTLERAGDPVEKENFVWVPVHPPEGLRGYVSAAFVSNGVVQAGTLNVRAGPSINFGVIGTYGEGELIHIEQSEGDWLKVPAPDDGIVWIADKFVQPVTPPPPPEKAEKKPEDLPSEGGDLYRESPEAEVTQEPSEKKKPAPETTVGIKEKASPAEMDTTVKGPHAEWLRKAGRGPELPLFFDLDEDAEQGVEAQAVGRLLDTESTILYRLVDDEGELVTLVRGREGQMKKYVYWRMKIEGRRYRAEDVESPIVIPEVIRLLKKPPEHLLTPDEAGGGDADG; this is translated from the coding sequence ATGAATCCGCATCGTTCGAAACGACTTCTCCCGATCCTTTTACTTGTCGCCTGCGCGTGGCATAGCGTCAGCGCTGACGAGCTGCGGGTCACCGGCGATCGCGTGAACCTGCGTTCGCGTCCGGCCCTCGCCGCGGGCGAAATCGTCGGCCAGACCGGCGCCGGGCAGACGCTGGAAAGGGCCGGCGATCCCGTCGAAAAGGAGAATTTCGTGTGGGTGCCCGTCCACCCGCCCGAAGGGCTTCGCGGCTACGTGAGCGCCGCCTTCGTCAGTAACGGCGTCGTCCAGGCCGGAACCCTCAACGTGCGCGCGGGACCGAGTATCAACTTCGGCGTCATCGGCACGTACGGCGAAGGCGAACTCATCCATATCGAACAGTCCGAGGGCGACTGGCTGAAAGTCCCCGCCCCGGACGACGGAATCGTCTGGATTGCCGATAAGTTCGTTCAGCCGGTGACCCCGCCTCCGCCGCCGGAAAAGGCGGAGAAAAAACCGGAGGATCTCCCTTCGGAGGGCGGGGATCTCTACCGCGAATCCCCGGAAGCCGAGGTGACACAGGAACCGTCCGAAAAGAAAAAGCCGGCGCCCGAAACGACCGTCGGCATAAAAGAAAAAGCCTCGCCCGCTGAAATGGACACCACCGTCAAGGGGCCGCACGCGGAATGGCTGCGTAAAGCCGGACGCGGGCCGGAGCTGCCGCTGTTTTTCGATCTCGACGAGGACGCCGAGCAGGGGGTCGAAGCGCAGGCCGTCGGCCGACTGCTCGACACCGAATCGACGATTCTCTACCGGCTGGTCGACGATGAGGGCGAACTGGTCACGCTCGTGCGCGGGCGTGAGGGCCAGATGAAGAAATATGTGTACTGGCGCATGAAGATCGAAGGCCGGCGCTATCGGGCCGAAGACGTGGAATCGCCGATCGTTATTCCCGAAGTCATACGCCTGCTGAAAAAGCCGCCCGAACATCTTCTCACTCCGGACGAGGCCGGCGGGGGGGACGCAGACGGATAG
- the dnaX gene encoding DNA polymerase III subunit gamma/tau → MAYEVLARKWRPQRFEDVVGQEHVTRTLRNAIESERVAHAYLFVGPRGIGKTSSARIFAKALNCTDRRDGEPCNECESCTEITADRSLDVIEIDGASNNGVDDVRELRDNARYAPNRGPFKIYVIDEVHMLSTGAFNALLKTLEEPPPHVKFFFATTEPRKVPNTILSRCQRFDLRRISVADLGTQLRKIAAAEEIEITEEALLAIARGAEGGMRDAESALDQLVSFRGKHINEEDVLAVFGLVSQGALYGLLQAVLDGDRGTILDRIAEFDRSGRDLPRLVGELLDGVRHLLVLNCAGEEQVGEALTDAQVEALKALAGKVDEERLLRMTDILVETDLRMKSSLSPRTLLETGLVRCSRAATVVSMDELIRRLSELEGGDSGSPDPSPDPSPAPEAKKKRAPRMS, encoded by the coding sequence ATGGCCTACGAAGTATTAGCACGGAAATGGCGCCCTCAGCGTTTCGAGGACGTGGTCGGGCAGGAACACGTCACGCGGACCCTCCGGAACGCGATCGAATCGGAACGCGTCGCCCACGCGTACCTGTTCGTCGGACCCCGCGGCATCGGAAAGACCTCGTCCGCGAGGATCTTCGCCAAGGCCCTGAACTGTACGGACCGCAGAGACGGCGAGCCGTGTAACGAGTGCGAGTCCTGCACGGAGATCACCGCCGACCGGAGTCTCGACGTGATCGAGATCGACGGTGCATCGAATAACGGGGTCGATGACGTCCGCGAACTTCGGGATAACGCCCGCTACGCCCCGAACCGGGGGCCGTTCAAGATCTACGTCATCGATGAAGTGCACATGCTCAGCACGGGGGCGTTCAATGCGCTCCTGAAGACGCTCGAGGAACCGCCTCCTCACGTGAAGTTCTTCTTCGCCACCACCGAGCCCCGGAAAGTACCCAATACCATCCTCTCGCGCTGTCAGCGCTTCGATCTGCGCCGCATCTCGGTCGCGGACCTCGGGACCCAGCTGCGGAAAATCGCCGCCGCCGAAGAGATCGAGATCACCGAAGAGGCGCTGCTCGCGATCGCCCGCGGTGCGGAAGGGGGTATGCGGGACGCCGAGTCGGCGCTCGACCAGCTCGTCTCTTTCCGCGGGAAGCATATTAACGAGGAAGATGTCCTCGCCGTCTTCGGACTGGTCTCGCAGGGCGCGCTCTACGGCCTGCTCCAGGCGGTGCTCGACGGCGACCGCGGAACGATCCTCGACCGGATCGCCGAATTCGATCGTTCGGGCCGCGATCTGCCGCGGCTGGTGGGCGAACTGCTCGACGGAGTGCGGCACCTGCTGGTGCTGAACTGTGCCGGAGAGGAGCAGGTCGGCGAAGCCCTGACCGATGCGCAGGTCGAGGCGCTCAAAGCATTGGCCGGGAAGGTCGACGAGGAACGCCTGCTCAGAATGACCGATATCCTCGTCGAAACCGATCTCCGGATGAAGTCCTCGCTCTCACCGCGCACCCTGCTGGAGACCGGACTGGTCCGCTGCTCGCGTGCCGCCACGGTGGTCTCCATGGATGAGCTCATCCGCCGGCTCTCCGAGCTGGAGGGCGGGGATTCCGGATCTCCGGATCCGTCGCCGGATCCGTCGCCCGCCCCGGAGGCGAAAAAAAAAAGAGCGCCGCGGATGAGCTGA
- a CDS encoding universal stress protein — protein MRRFRNILVLLDLTEMDRPLIRYAAFLADRLHAEKVIFLHVVQAYDLGDGGRDAGRSVEDALRGELEGLIGRHFGSEREAELVTKISREDAARVMLAYARNEHCDLILLGQKKSGQRRGRYGRRIIAEAPAPVVLVPPEAPPRLEHILCAVDFSRESERAFRTAWKLARRSGAELSCYHLYDTTRSYYPFASFREPAGSRRRRKRRFRSFLARFDLQKKTIPCTFEQQRDARENEAERLLRDAENKACDLVMVGAKGRPASVTSLLGNVTENLRRTDLNVPVMILPHVSRLAGLADAIFGKK, from the coding sequence ATGAGACGCTTCCGGAACATCCTGGTACTGCTCGATCTGACAGAGATGGACCGGCCGCTGATTCGCTACGCCGCCTTTCTGGCCGACCGACTGCATGCGGAGAAGGTCATCTTCCTGCATGTGGTCCAGGCCTATGACCTGGGCGACGGAGGCCGGGACGCCGGCCGGTCGGTGGAGGACGCCCTGCGCGGGGAACTCGAGGGCCTCATCGGCCGTCACTTCGGGAGCGAGCGGGAGGCGGAACTGGTAACCAAGATCAGCCGCGAAGACGCGGCGCGCGTGATGCTGGCCTACGCGCGCAATGAACACTGCGACCTGATCCTGCTGGGGCAGAAGAAATCGGGACAGCGGCGCGGGCGCTACGGCCGCCGCATCATCGCGGAGGCGCCGGCGCCGGTGGTGCTCGTCCCGCCCGAAGCCCCGCCGCGCCTTGAACATATACTGTGCGCCGTCGACTTCTCACGCGAGTCCGAGCGCGCCTTCCGAACGGCCTGGAAGCTTGCGCGGCGCAGCGGGGCGGAGTTGAGCTGCTATCACCTCTACGACACCACGCGCAGCTATTATCCGTTCGCCTCCTTCCGCGAGCCGGCCGGCAGCCGGCGCAGACGGAAACGCCGCTTCCGCTCGTTCCTCGCCAGGTTCGACCTCCAGAAAAAGACCATCCCCTGCACCTTCGAGCAACAGCGGGACGCGCGGGAGAATGAAGCGGAGCGATTACTGCGCGATGCAGAGAACAAGGCGTGCGATCTGGTCATGGTCGGGGCGAAGGGCCGTCCGGCATCCGTGACTTCGCTGCTGGGCAATGTGACCGAGAACCTGCGCCGGACCGACTTGAACGTGCCCGTGATGATTCTCCCCCACGTCTCGCGCCTCGCCGGACTGGCGGACGCGATATTCGGGAAGAAGTAG
- the recR gene encoding recombination mediator RecR produces MLQKLPGVGRRSAERMTLALAQGDRALARRLSQALQQMDEEVVSCARCGHPTTRSQDPCTLCTDPERDPRLLCVVEDPGDIVRLERTGVFHGRYHALMGKLSAGSGTGPGQLRIEPLLKRIAEEGVEEVLLALDTDTESETTAGYLRELLESRGITVTRLARGLPSGSAIEYLDPDTLAGAVRARERFE; encoded by the coding sequence CTGCTGCAGAAACTGCCCGGCGTGGGACGCCGCTCGGCCGAGCGGATGACGCTGGCGCTGGCGCAGGGCGACCGCGCACTGGCGCGGCGTCTTTCGCAGGCCCTGCAGCAGATGGATGAGGAGGTCGTGAGCTGCGCCCGGTGCGGACACCCGACCACGCGCTCGCAGGACCCGTGCACCCTCTGTACCGATCCCGAACGCGACCCGCGGCTGCTGTGCGTGGTTGAGGATCCCGGCGATATCGTCCGCCTCGAGCGCACCGGGGTGTTCCACGGACGCTATCATGCGCTGATGGGCAAACTCTCCGCCGGGAGTGGAACGGGACCGGGGCAGCTGCGCATTGAGCCGCTGCTTAAACGCATTGCCGAAGAAGGGGTGGAGGAAGTGCTGCTTGCGCTCGACACCGATACGGAGAGCGAAACGACCGCGGGATACCTGCGCGAGCTGCTGGAATCGCGCGGCATCACCGTCACCCGCCTTGCCCGCGGGCTCCCCTCGGGCAGCGCCATCGAATATCTCGACCCCGACACGCTCGCCGGCGCGGTCAGGGCGCGGGAGCGGTTCGAATAG
- the rlmD gene encoding 23S rRNA (uracil(1939)-C(5))-methyltransferase RlmD → MFGKNDIVEVEITDTADRAQTFARLEDGRPVFVRGPAAVGDVVHARLIKLKKTHAQAVLTEVHRPSDRRTAPRCPHFGICGGCKWQHLEYAEQLRIKRKQVVDALEHLGGFSAPSVAKTLPAPRIYGYRNKIDLSFTDMRWVDDAERKELRDRGWDIESMSSQQARSFPAAEYGARPLHFALGFHAPGCYAKALDLDRCHLVSDELNTIRDCVRTFCLERDLQPYTTRTHEGFLRNLVLREGFHTGERMVNLVTSGYEASLMEELAGQLRGLGRAAPETFVNSVTRRKNTVALGEREHVIYGSGSIGDRLLGMPFRISAHSFFQTNTRQAETLYGEVHRAAGLEGGETVFDLYCGTGTIALTLAECAGRVVGFESVGPAVADARANAERLGITHARFIEADLNHPAAGVTGEKPDVLIADPPRAGMHPDTVATVREWRPERIVYVSCKPASLARDGAALCTDGAYRLEHVTPIDMFPQTDHIESVALFRKTP, encoded by the coding sequence ATGTTCGGGAAGAACGACATTGTAGAAGTGGAAATCACCGACACCGCCGATCGCGCGCAGACGTTCGCGAGGCTGGAAGACGGGCGTCCGGTGTTCGTACGCGGTCCGGCGGCGGTCGGCGACGTCGTACACGCGCGCCTCATCAAGCTGAAGAAAACCCACGCCCAGGCCGTCCTCACCGAAGTACATCGTCCCTCGGACCGCCGGACCGCGCCGCGCTGCCCTCACTTCGGTATCTGCGGCGGCTGCAAGTGGCAGCATCTCGAATACGCGGAACAGCTTCGGATCAAGCGCAAACAGGTCGTCGACGCCCTCGAACATCTCGGCGGATTTTCCGCCCCCTCCGTGGCGAAAACCCTTCCGGCGCCGCGGATCTACGGCTACCGGAACAAGATCGATCTCTCCTTCACCGACATGCGCTGGGTGGATGACGCGGAACGCAAAGAACTCCGTGATCGGGGCTGGGATATCGAATCGATGTCCTCGCAGCAGGCACGATCCTTCCCGGCGGCGGAATACGGCGCCAGACCGCTCCACTTCGCCCTCGGCTTCCATGCTCCGGGCTGCTACGCGAAGGCGCTCGATCTGGACCGTTGTCACCTGGTATCGGACGAACTGAATACGATTCGCGATTGCGTACGCACGTTCTGTCTGGAGCGCGATCTGCAACCCTACACCACGCGCACCCACGAGGGATTTCTCCGAAACCTCGTCCTGCGGGAGGGATTCCACACCGGCGAACGAATGGTCAACCTCGTGACCTCCGGTTATGAGGCGTCGCTTATGGAAGAACTGGCGGGGCAGCTGCGCGGCCTCGGCCGGGCCGCACCGGAGACTTTTGTGAACAGCGTGACGCGACGGAAGAATACGGTTGCCCTCGGCGAGCGCGAACACGTCATCTACGGCTCCGGATCCATCGGGGACCGTCTGCTCGGCATGCCTTTCCGCATCTCGGCGCATTCGTTTTTCCAGACCAATACCCGGCAGGCCGAGACGCTGTACGGCGAAGTGCACCGGGCGGCGGGGCTGGAAGGCGGCGAGACGGTTTTCGATCTCTACTGCGGCACTGGAACGATCGCGCTGACCCTGGCGGAATGCGCGGGACGGGTCGTAGGATTCGAATCCGTCGGGCCGGCGGTCGCCGACGCCCGCGCCAATGCCGAACGGCTCGGGATTACGCACGCCCGGTTCATCGAAGCCGATCTGAACCACCCCGCGGCCGGGGTCACGGGGGAAAAGCCCGATGTGCTGATCGCCGACCCGCCGCGCGCCGGGATGCACCCCGACACCGTGGCAACCGTGCGGGAATGGCGGCCCGAACGGATCGTCTACGTGAGCTGCAAACCCGCCTCACTCGCCCGCGACGGCGCGGCACTCTGCACGGACGGGGCCTACCGCCTCGAACACGTCACACCGATCGACATGTTCCCGCAGACGGACCACATCGAGAGCGTCGCGCTGTTCCGGAAAACCCCCTGA
- a CDS encoding YbaB/EbfC family nucleoid-associated protein has product MKNMGKLLKQAASMQKDLQKKQAELAEKEVEFSSGGGAVKATATCDLQIRSIKIDPSAVDPDDVEMLEDLVTSAVDGALGKARETMQSELGGIAGGLGGGLPM; this is encoded by the coding sequence ATGAAAAATATGGGTAAACTGCTCAAACAGGCCGCTTCGATGCAGAAGGATCTGCAGAAAAAACAGGCGGAACTGGCGGAGAAGGAAGTGGAATTCAGCAGCGGCGGCGGGGCGGTAAAGGCGACCGCCACCTGCGACCTGCAGATCAGGAGCATCAAAATCGACCCCTCGGCGGTCGATCCCGACGATGTCGAAATGCTGGAGGATCTGGTGACGTCCGCCGTCGACGGCGCGCTGGGTAAGGCCCGCGAAACCATGCAGTCCGAACTCGGCGGTATCGCGGGCGGCCTCGGCGGCGGGTTGCCGATGTAG
- a CDS encoding bifunctional nuclease family protein, translating to MSDELQVQIKGLMPTPSGCGVFLGNGKHGGKIIAIFVDHHVAAAITMFLKGVEKPRPLTHDLITHIFAGLDARLEKVLINDLKNDTYYARLYITQENELGRNVVEIDARPSDSMALALQQHAPIFVKASVWERAEDMAWALEESSGDEDGDEDVEE from the coding sequence ATGAGCGACGAATTACAGGTGCAGATCAAGGGTTTGATGCCGACGCCGAGTGGCTGCGGGGTTTTTCTGGGCAACGGGAAGCACGGGGGGAAGATCATTGCTATTTTTGTGGACCATCACGTGGCCGCCGCGATCACGATGTTCCTCAAGGGCGTGGAAAAGCCGCGCCCGCTCACGCATGATCTGATTACGCACATTTTTGCCGGTCTGGACGCGAGACTCGAAAAGGTGCTGATCAACGACCTCAAAAACGACACGTATTACGCCAGACTCTACATTACGCAGGAAAACGAACTCGGACGCAATGTGGTCGAGATCGATGCCCGTCCGAGCGATTCCATGGCGCTGGCGCTCCAGCAGCACGCCCCGATTTTCGTAAAGGCAAGCGTCTGGGAGCGTGCGGAGGACATGGCCTGGGCGCTGGAGGAATCGTCCGGCGACGAAGACGGGGACGAGGACGTGGAGGAGTGA